One region of Limibacillus sp. genomic DNA includes:
- a CDS encoding tetratricopeptide repeat protein produces MERRLTCILAADVVGYSHLMESAEAETLAALKAHREELFDNLVKAHHGRIFKLMGDGSLAEFASVVDAVTCAISIQEGMVERNARIPEAERVRFRIGIHLGDVIVESDDLYGDGVNVAARLEAMAAPDGLCISRQAYDQIGGKLRSRFEDLGDQQLKNISRPVQVFRLTQEGQAPPEPFQRGTKGRRAPLFAALVIAVLAVPTSLYWWQQAHREQPKDSMIRPPPAVSEHPRLAVLPFENISGDAEQEYFADGMTEDLVTDLAKISSISVLARASTAGLKGREIDFPSVGDELRVRYFIGGSVRKSGNKVRINAQLIDAQSGNQIWAERYDGEEIDVFGLQDQVLEKVIDTLALKLSEEERQRLTKRGTKSIAAHDLYLKGLHAASVFSEEGNRQAIGLYKQALSIDPNYPLPYAGISNVLQLNARNGWSDDVQGDLRTAVDLAQTAVDLDPNNPTLHWSLGRSKARLRTPEALAEGIESVKRAIELDSDYADAYAFLAVLYVGAGKAEDALRSVDTAMRLNPTYPFWYLFMRGTAYYALEQYDTAITDFETAAELNPTAQFVRFWLAAAYAQAGRPDDAEWQVDELMIMGFDGTVDTIVETGHIIDPKYLALEREGLLKAGIPE; encoded by the coding sequence ATGGAACGCAGACTTACCTGTATCCTCGCGGCGGACGTTGTCGGCTATAGCCATCTCATGGAAAGCGCCGAGGCGGAAACCCTCGCCGCGCTTAAGGCGCACCGGGAAGAACTGTTCGACAACCTGGTGAAGGCGCACCACGGACGCATCTTCAAACTCATGGGCGACGGCTCGCTGGCCGAGTTCGCGAGCGTTGTAGATGCCGTAACCTGCGCGATCTCCATCCAAGAAGGGATGGTGGAAAGGAACGCCCGGATTCCGGAAGCGGAGCGCGTGCGGTTCAGGATCGGCATCCACTTGGGCGACGTCATTGTCGAATCGGACGACCTCTATGGAGACGGCGTCAATGTAGCGGCCCGGCTGGAAGCCATGGCGGCGCCCGACGGTCTCTGCATTTCACGCCAGGCCTACGACCAGATCGGTGGCAAGCTTCGATCGCGCTTCGAAGATCTGGGTGATCAGCAATTGAAGAACATATCCCGTCCCGTTCAGGTGTTCAGGTTGACCCAAGAGGGGCAAGCACCCCCTGAACCCTTCCAGCGAGGAACTAAAGGCCGCCGAGCCCCGCTCTTCGCAGCGTTGGTCATCGCTGTCCTCGCCGTGCCGACATCGCTCTACTGGTGGCAACAAGCGCACCGGGAGCAACCGAAGGACAGCATGATCCGTCCGCCGCCAGCGGTCTCGGAACACCCGAGGCTGGCGGTGCTGCCCTTCGAGAACATCAGCGGCGATGCAGAGCAGGAGTATTTCGCCGACGGCATGACGGAAGATCTGGTCACGGACCTCGCGAAGATCTCGTCGATAAGCGTCCTGGCGCGCGCCAGCACCGCAGGACTGAAGGGCAGGGAGATCGATTTCCCTTCTGTCGGCGATGAACTCAGGGTGCGCTACTTCATCGGCGGCAGTGTTCGCAAGTCGGGAAATAAGGTCAGGATCAATGCGCAGTTGATCGACGCGCAATCGGGAAACCAAATCTGGGCGGAACGCTACGACGGCGAAGAGATCGATGTTTTCGGCCTCCAGGACCAGGTCCTGGAGAAAGTGATTGATACACTGGCCCTCAAGCTGTCCGAGGAAGAGCGCCAGCGCCTGACCAAGCGGGGCACGAAAAGCATCGCTGCGCACGATCTGTATCTGAAGGGGCTCCACGCTGCATCGGTCTTCTCGGAAGAAGGCAACCGACAGGCGATCGGGCTCTATAAGCAGGCCCTATCGATCGACCCGAACTATCCGCTGCCCTACGCAGGGATCAGCAACGTGCTTCAGCTGAACGCGAGGAACGGCTGGTCCGATGATGTCCAGGGCGATCTGAGAACCGCTGTGGACCTGGCTCAGACGGCTGTCGATCTCGATCCCAATAACCCGACGCTCCATTGGAGCTTGGGGCGCAGTAAGGCCCGCCTTCGGACACCCGAGGCGCTGGCCGAAGGGATTGAGTCCGTCAAACGGGCCATCGAGTTGGACAGCGATTACGCGGATGCCTATGCGTTCCTGGCGGTCCTTTATGTGGGGGCCGGGAAAGCGGAGGATGCATTGCGGTCCGTGGACACGGCAATGCGCCTCAACCCTACCTATCCCTTCTGGTACCTCTTCATGCGCGGGACGGCATACTACGCCTTGGAGCAGTACGATACCGCCATCACCGATTTTGAAACCGCCGCGGAGTTGAATCCGACAGCACAGTTCGTCCGCTTTTGGCTGGCCGCAGCCTATGCTCAGGCCGGGCGGCCCGACGACGCCGAATGGCAGGTGGACGAACTGATGATCATGGGGTTTGACGGAACAGTCGACACGATCGTTGAGACCGGGCACATCATCGATCCGAAGTATCTGGCCCTGGAGAGGGAAGGTCTCTTAAAGGCAGGCATCCCCGAATAG